One window of Chryseobacterium sp. JJR-5R genomic DNA carries:
- a CDS encoding lipopolysaccharide core biosynthesis protein rfaS: MKKRLLFIAPGYYGFNEVVYDGLKKYSGYEVTHINSTLPYQYKNILEKVYNFFLKLFFKKNIKNIKRGEHIQRIINSHNYDIVLINRPDVLTENDLLSAIQKSKRSIALFWDSIQKIPSQKNYIKKFDVCCSFDSEDCKKYKLNYITNFYFIEHHKKEEKYNIGYLATYDKRIKETITLFNYFKEKNISARGKIFTYKSIPVKEKLPSNLEIIHEIIPFSTSYKYYFDFKIILDIAHPHQKGLSFRPYEAIGLNKKLITTNQEILHCDFYNPNNILVVNDVQNILIPESFISNDYEQPEQWIKEKYYIKNWIKTILSLNEN, encoded by the coding sequence ATGAAAAAAAGATTATTATTTATCGCTCCAGGCTATTATGGTTTTAATGAAGTTGTTTATGACGGATTAAAAAAATATAGTGGTTATGAAGTAACCCATATTAACTCTACACTTCCTTATCAGTATAAAAATATTTTAGAAAAAGTCTATAATTTTTTCTTGAAATTATTTTTTAAAAAAAACATAAAGAATATAAAGCGAGGAGAACATATACAAAGGATAATCAACAGCCATAATTATGATATAGTACTTATCAACAGACCCGATGTTTTAACTGAAAATGATCTATTATCAGCTATTCAAAAAAGTAAAAGATCAATCGCGCTTTTTTGGGATAGTATCCAAAAAATTCCTTCGCAAAAGAATTACATTAAAAAATTTGATGTTTGTTGTAGCTTCGATTCGGAAGATTGTAAAAAATATAAATTAAATTATATCACTAATTTTTATTTTATAGAACATCATAAAAAAGAAGAAAAATATAATATTGGCTATTTGGCAACTTATGATAAAAGGATTAAAGAAACAATAACATTATTTAATTATTTCAAAGAAAAAAATATTTCAGCAAGAGGAAAAATTTTCACATATAAATCAATTCCTGTTAAGGAAAAACTCCCTTCAAATCTTGAAATTATTCATGAAATTATTCCATTCTCAACATCATATAAGTATTATTTTGATTTCAAAATAATACTCGATATTGCACATCCTCATCAGAAAGGCCTTTCATTCAGACCATATGAAGCTATTGGATTAAATAAGAAATTAATCACAACCAATCAGGAAATATTACATTGTGACTTTTATAATCCTAATAATATTTTGGTCGTTAATGATGTACAAAACATTTTAATTCCGGAAAGTTTTATCAGTAATGATTATGAACAGCCAGAACAATGGATAAAGGAAAAATATTATATTAAAAACTGGATAAAAACTATACTTTCACTTAATGAAAACTAA